The segment tattcTTTAACCACTTCTATCTTCACTACTTTTCAACTCACATGATGACCAAGACAAATTTGGAGTAGGCGATCTCATCACCGAAACTCAAACAAGGCACTTGCATTATACGTAAGCTATCCTTAATGGCTTAATGTAAAAGCCactctaaattttattacaactagtTAACAAATTGACATAACAATCAATGTAATTGATGGGtttcaataacataataaacaaaaacatttttgttgttgttgttttgtgagatatgaatttataaaggttatatagtaaaatttgtattatccTTACTCTTTCTAGCATTACTTGCTTCGAAAAAAtccattgatttctttttttttttttctttttttaacaataaagaAACAGTTAAAACTTTCAAGTTCAAATCTCCTATATTCTAAAAGGGGCTACACACTCCAATTTATGCCAATAATTAAACCTCTTGAACttgatttaattaataatttaaaaaaaatatgtgcaGTATGAACCATGTCATTTTCAGGATCAAATATTTAGTTTACAATTTGGTATTCAAGACGGAAATcaggttatatatataaagatatttAACGGTGCTCTATGTGTTGTACGACAGCATGGAAAATTGAAGCACATGACAAAGATTAGGCTAATTACTTGTTATGGTGTACAAGAGAGTTCCAACCCCTTGGACATGCAGAcaattttattcttcttctcatGATAAAAACACATAATATCTCATAATAAATTTCTTGAGCACAATTTTCACGTATTTCATCTAATCCAGGAACAACAAATTCTAATCTGATTTTCTATAGAGACTTTTATCACCaagaaaaaagttgttaaaCTCGTGTCTTTATCTTCAAACTTGAATTCCAAGAAATTATGACTTAGTCTTATCGATATCTTTTTATCCATGTATAATCTTTCTATTCACGTAAACAAGACCCAGTAAAAATTGTTGATTAACGAGGCATTACAAGCCAAGGGCCAACACAACACATGTAACAGATTTTAAAGTAAGTTTTATCACTGAGAGGGCCGGTATTAGTTCCGTCAAAAAGTGAACATGCAAACCGATGAGAAAAGATTTTGGTGCTGCTGCTGTAGCGTAATTTATctgttaatttgttttatgtgtCTGAGTGTATGATAGCCTGTAGATTTTATGTCTTAATTTGAATGGATgaatttttcagttttaaatttgaagatttattttgttaatttctgTAACTACTGTGGCGGCTGTCGATCCAAGCTAGATCAGGTTCATGTTCATCtacaatttaattataataGTGTTGCTCACAAATTACGTGAGTCAGCTAGGGATGACCAAAGCTAGCTTGGGATACAGCATGTGAGCTGAAAATGAATATATTCAATTTATGTAACAGTGCCTATTTTTTTGGTAGGCATTTTTCATTTAACTATAGTTGAGCTTCAGCCTACCTTAAATAAACTCTAACTTAATACATTATGCAAAATTTCCCCCTTTTCTAAATTTAGCAAATAGTGGTTTTACTGCATAAATTAATAGACAAATTGACAAATGAGGAAGAGGTATTAAAGccaacattatttttatatcccaaatcctccaaattaaaaaagagtTACATATATAACCAAtcgttttattttattctagtTATGATTGCACGGGGATAAACAAAATGACTAGTAGTGCTTCAAGGCActtacaaacattttttttttcctaataattgTGATCTCCAAATTCTTTTTGAAGCTCTTCAACCACATTTTTGTCAAGTTGGAAGGCCTTGGTGAGAACATCAGGATTAATGGGAGGATTGGATCCAAAGACAGCATCTGCTATTGTGATTACGCCTGCATTTTGGCTGCTGAAAGCAGAAATGGCAATTGCTTTAGTTTTTCCCACGTTTAATTGGAAGTGAATGAGACCAACTGGAAAGACAAACACATCCCCCTTATTTAGAGTTTTGGTGAAGAGGCGATTCTCTGTGTTGGATGTTACAAAACCAACAAAGAGAGTACCCTCCGCGACTACTAGAATTTCAGTGCCGCGAGGGTGAGTATGGGGAGGATTTTCTCCATATGGTGCAAAGTCAATTCGAGCCAAGGATACGCCAAGAGTATTGAGGCCTGCTAACATGTCTACGTTCACGGTAGTGACGTTTGACCCAACTTTATTATCTGTGTTCCCAGCATTGTTCAATCCCTCGAAGAAGAAATCTTCAGGTGTGACAAGCTTTGGATCCTTGCAAAACTTTCCATTAACAAATACTGCATAAAGGAATTTTTGTTATGGACACTTTAAAAAGAATGCTCAAGAATTCAATGCAGAAAATAGTAAGGCCAGGTAGCTAATAATATTTCTTCCATTAATATTCCGGTTAGTGTAGATTCTTCACATGAACAAAATAATGCAAAaacctgaaaaagaaaaagaaaagttatgtACCGGCTGATTTGGAGTCCGAGTAGTCCTTAAGTGCAACACAAAAGTCCTGCAGGGGAGCGGGGTCAGAGGCAGAGGCAAGAGAGAATGCCAAAGCGAAGAGGGCAACAGTTACAATGTAAGCTTTCCTCATATTTCAGGCTTACTCTATCTTCTGttctatatatttttgcttCGGGTGAGGGATGAGAAATGTTGCATGGAAAGCATGTCTATTTATAGATAAGACACATTGAAGAGGTCAATGGTTTTCCATAAGTGAATGATATATAGACTTGTTCAGTCTTTCATTATTaccaattttctttttgattgccAAATTATTCTTTAACTACTTCCCCGTGCCttaaattttcaacaaataagaCCAGATCAATGATATAATATTACAATTCTATGTTACTACGGCACAACCAATCTTAACAACTGTGTACTAAACCTGTTTTTTGTTCTTACAATGTACTTCATCGCTCATCTTTTTCCACAATTGATCTAGCTCTGAACTAATTGAACACACCATGTCTCGTATACGATGTGTCTGTAATATTTCAAGGGTTTGTTAATAACTTGATACTTTGGTGGAAGTTTCTGTGTGACTTTTGTTTGCCTAAATTAAATAGAATGGTTGATAATTACTATTGTAGGACCAATAATTAGATGGATTCAAAGCTTCTAGTGTATTAGCCTATTAGGTAACTGCCATCAACGTCCATATGGAAATAGACTTTGTCAATGGGAAGCACCTTAACCTTTCAAATGTGTTAGGTCCATATTTTTATGTTGGAAAAACATGAACAACAGTAACAACTTAGAGCCCAGTTTTTCTAGTTTAGTGTATAAAGATTGGTATTGCAACAAAAAGACAACTAAACTTTTTATGTTGTTGCAACTATACCTCTTCTTTGCAAATCTTTATTGATTTGGAGCAAAAAGAGGTACATTGCAGATGGAGTTATGGGGGTCATGCTAGTACAGTGTCAAAGTCTATTTATAAAATtggcaaaggaaaaaaataaggggTACTATTTGCTACATTAGCAGAGTTTATgttctaaaataaaaacacaagggCATAAGGGCATTTAACACAAAATGTTGCTACATTAGCAGAGTTTATGTTCTAAAATAAAAGCGCAAGG is part of the Quercus robur chromosome 9, dhQueRobu3.1, whole genome shotgun sequence genome and harbors:
- the LOC126700512 gene encoding germin-like protein subfamily 1 member 14, with translation MRKAYIVTVALFALAFSLASASDPAPLQDFCVALKDYSDSKSAVFVNGKFCKDPKLVTPEDFFFEGLNNAGNTDNKVGSNVTTVNVDMLAGLNTLGVSLARIDFAPYGENPPHTHPRGTEILVVAEGTLFVGFVTSNTENRLFTKTLNKGDVFVFPVGLIHFQLNVGKTKAIAISAFSSQNAGVITIADAVFGSNPPINPDVLTKAFQLDKNVVEELQKEFGDHNY